The following proteins are co-located in the Triticum aestivum cultivar Chinese Spring chromosome 1A, IWGSC CS RefSeq v2.1, whole genome shotgun sequence genome:
- the LOC123071108 gene encoding uncharacterized protein isoform X1, with product MFADAGFSFSAYSPPGPGYSYSPLFSSSPSSFSSPSASTHAAPPPPPLPLPLPLLHHQQQQHQAAAAAAAMYHHLGDMGQPSLISEYDLGAEGDLFKAPEPIIEEPLLALDPVAAAISMMSGGDNSMDDSIKVSDMGLSEVLYECEKELMEKSAIEETISELLDVKIPMLQVEDVPGELRASSSSTVAAAGTGECSLQKSVSSGCLNSGDWMNGSAVRPNFLDFQGLDFEAAFGLRRAYSEGDIQKLGANNPRPGIAGNVQASGERLVTISDLKSEERKQKLNRYRKKKIQRNFGRKIKYACRKALADSQPRVRGRFAKMDDGDMLKPRK from the exons ATGTTCGCCGACGCCGGCTTCAGCTTCTCCGCCTACTCGCCGCCGGGGCCAGGCTACTCATACTCCCCGCtcttctcctcctccccctcctccttctcctccccaTCTGCATCCACCCAcgctgctccgccgccgccacctctccctctccctctccctctcctgcaccaccaacaacaacaacatcaagccgccgccgccgccgccgccatgtacCACCACCTC GGAGACATGGGGCAGCCATCCCTGATATCAGAGTACGACCTGGGAGCAGAGGGGGACCTGTTCAAGGCTCCGGAGCCCATAATCGAGGAGCCGCTGCTGGCCCTCGACCCGGTAGCCGccgccatctcgatgatgtccggCGGGGACAACTCCATGGACGACAGCATCAAGGTCTCCGACATGGGCCTGAGCGAGGTGCTGTACGAGTGCGAGAAGGAGCTCATGGAGAAGTCGGCCATCGAGGAGACCATATCCGAGCTGCTGGACGTCAAGATCCCCATGCTGCAGGTCGAGGACGTGCCCGGGGAGCTCAGGGCATCATCGTCGTCGACGGTTGCTGCTGCCGGCACCGGCGAGTGCTCGCTCCAGAAGAGCGTCAGCTCCGGGTGCCTCAACTCGGGCGACTGGATGAACGGGTCGGCGGTGAGGCCCAACTTCCTCGACTTCCAAGGGCTCGACTTCGAGGCCGCCTTCGGGCTCCGGCGAGCCTACAGCGAGGGTGACATTCAG AAGCTTGGTGCCAACAACCCTCGACCTGGGATCGCAGGAAATGTGCAGGCATCTGGTGAGAGGCTTGTGACCATCAGTGACCTGAAAAGCGAGGAGAGGAAGCAGAAGCTCAACAGGTACAGGAAGAAGAAGATCCAGAGGAACTTTGGCAGAAAGATCAAG TATGCTTGCAGGAAGGCTCTGGCAGACAGCCAGCCGAGGGTGCGAGGGAGGTTCGCCAAGATGGACGACGGCGACATGCTCAAGCCGAGGAAGTAG
- the LOC123071108 gene encoding uncharacterized protein isoform X2, with product MFADAGFSFSAYSPPGPGYSYSPLFSSSPSSFSSPSASTHAAPPPPPLPLPLPLLHHQQQQHQAAAAAAAMYHHLGDMGQPSLISEYDLGAEGDLFKAPEPIIEEPLLALDPVAAAISMMSGGDNSMDDSIKVSDMGLSEVLYECEKELMEKSAIEETISELLDVKIPMLQVEDVPGELRASSSSTVAAAGTGECSLQKSVSSGCLNSGDWMNGSAVRPNFLDFQGLDFEAAFGLRRAYSEGDIQLGANNPRPGIAGNVQASGERLVTISDLKSEERKQKLNRYRKKKIQRNFGRKIKYACRKALADSQPRVRGRFAKMDDGDMLKPRK from the exons ATGTTCGCCGACGCCGGCTTCAGCTTCTCCGCCTACTCGCCGCCGGGGCCAGGCTACTCATACTCCCCGCtcttctcctcctccccctcctccttctcctccccaTCTGCATCCACCCAcgctgctccgccgccgccacctctccctctccctctccctctcctgcaccaccaacaacaacaacatcaagccgccgccgccgccgccgccatgtacCACCACCTC GGAGACATGGGGCAGCCATCCCTGATATCAGAGTACGACCTGGGAGCAGAGGGGGACCTGTTCAAGGCTCCGGAGCCCATAATCGAGGAGCCGCTGCTGGCCCTCGACCCGGTAGCCGccgccatctcgatgatgtccggCGGGGACAACTCCATGGACGACAGCATCAAGGTCTCCGACATGGGCCTGAGCGAGGTGCTGTACGAGTGCGAGAAGGAGCTCATGGAGAAGTCGGCCATCGAGGAGACCATATCCGAGCTGCTGGACGTCAAGATCCCCATGCTGCAGGTCGAGGACGTGCCCGGGGAGCTCAGGGCATCATCGTCGTCGACGGTTGCTGCTGCCGGCACCGGCGAGTGCTCGCTCCAGAAGAGCGTCAGCTCCGGGTGCCTCAACTCGGGCGACTGGATGAACGGGTCGGCGGTGAGGCCCAACTTCCTCGACTTCCAAGGGCTCGACTTCGAGGCCGCCTTCGGGCTCCGGCGAGCCTACAGCGAGGGTGACATTCAG CTTGGTGCCAACAACCCTCGACCTGGGATCGCAGGAAATGTGCAGGCATCTGGTGAGAGGCTTGTGACCATCAGTGACCTGAAAAGCGAGGAGAGGAAGCAGAAGCTCAACAGGTACAGGAAGAAGAAGATCCAGAGGAACTTTGGCAGAAAGATCAAG TATGCTTGCAGGAAGGCTCTGGCAGACAGCCAGCCGAGGGTGCGAGGGAGGTTCGCCAAGATGGACGACGGCGACATGCTCAAGCCGAGGAAGTAG
- the LOC123071123 gene encoding nucleoside diphosphate kinase 3, with protein MSKLFHSACKAARSLIASSSAPAPRAASSLLADGRNAALATLANLGRNSTLPAAYAHHLHTNASSHGYAWIAAIPAAAYMLQDQDVHAAEMERTFIAIKPDGVQRGLISEIVSRFERKGYKLVAIKLVVPSKQFAEKHYHDLKERPFFSGLCDFLSSGPVLAMVWEGEGVIKYGRKLIGATDPSKSEPGTIRGDLAVVVGRNIIHGSDGPETAKDEIALWFQPKELVSYTSNEEKWIYGVN; from the exons ATGAGCAAGCTCTTCCACTCCGCCTGCAAGGCCGCCAGGTCCTTGATCGCATCCTCCTCCGCTCCGGCCCcgcgcgccgcctcctccctcctcgcAG aCGGGAGGAACGCCGCGCTCGCCACCCTCGCCAACCTCGGCAGGAACTCCACCCTCCCCGCCGcatacgcccaccacctccacaCCAACGCCTCCTCCCACGGCTACGCATGGATCGCCGCCATCCCCGCCGCAG CCTACATGCTCCAGGATCAGGACGTGCATGCCGCCGAG aTGGAGCGCACCTTCATCGCCATCAAGCCCGACGGCGTCCAGAGAGGCCTC ATTTCTGAGATAGTGTCCCGATTCGAGAGAAAAGGATACAAGCTTGTTGCCATCAAGCTGGTGGTTCCATCCAAGCAGTTTGCCGAGAAGCACTACCATGATCTCAAGGAAAGACCTTTCTTCAGTGGACTGTGCGACTTCCTCAGCTCCGGTCCCGTGCTTGCCATG GTATGGGAAGGAGAGGGCGTTATCAAGTACGGGAGGAAGCTGATCGGTGCCACGGACCCATCGAAATCTGAGCCAGGAACCATCAGGGGTGACCTTGCTGTTGTTGTTGGAAG AAACATCATCCACGGGAGCGATGGCCCGGAGACAGCCAAGGACGAGATCGCACTCTGGTTCCAGCCCAAGGAGCTGGTCTCTTACACCAGCAACGAGGAGAAGTGGATCTACGGTGTGAACTAA
- the LOC123071131 gene encoding uncharacterized protein, giving the protein MDPSPRLENIDQVLRYARLSGYLHITSRWTRLPGEPPIIDDADVDDWLPRFVVLQGQCLYYYLKSTDLSPQESTLLRDVVEVGQLPNFVAEDGKTRYALFILTRQGLRFECSSSCEIEVDSWVRAIRSDCKLAEAGAEAKSKTSGGW; this is encoded by the exons ATGGATCCTTCACCAAG GTTAGAGAATATTGACCAAGTCTTGAGATATGCACGCCTTTCTGGGTACCTCCATATTACAAGT AGATGGACTCGACTTCCTGGGGAGCCGCCTATCATAGACGATGCCGATGTGGATGACTGGCTTCCCCGCTTTGTTGTCCTACAAGGACAGTGTTTATACTACTATCTGAAGTCTACAG ACCTGAGCCCGCAGGAATCGACGCTGCTGCGCGACGTGGTGGAGGTAGGGCAGCTCCCCAACTTTGTGGCGGAGGACGGGAAAACGAGATACGCCTTGTTCATACTGACCCGGCAGGGCCTGAGGTTCGAGTGCTCGAGCAGCTGCGAGATAGAG GTGGATTCGTGGGTAAGGGCCATAAGAAGCGACTGCAAACTGGCAGAAGCAGGCGCCGAGGCGAAGAGCAAGACGAGCGGGGGATGGTGA
- the LOC123183648 gene encoding uncharacterized protein: MFADMGFSFSAYSSSPSDYSYSYSPVFSHPHSDYSSFFSPSSSAALAQPSSLSLPLLHQQHQATVVAAPNDVAAAAMYHHLGDMGQPSLISEYDLGAEGDLFKAPEPIIEEPLLALDPVAEAISMMSGSGNTIKASDMSLSEALYECEKELMEESAIEETISELLDAKIPMLQVEDMPGELMSTTTAAAGECLVQKSVSSGCLNSADWINGLAMQPNFFNFQGLDLEAAFGLRRAYSEGDVQILGANTPPAGIAANVHAAGERLLTISDLKREERKQKLNRYREKKIQRNFGRKIKYACRKVLADSQPRVRGRFVKMDVGDMLKPRK; this comes from the exons atgttcgCCGACATGGGCTTTAGCTTCTCCGCCTACTCTTCTTCGCCATCGGACTACTCCTACTCATACTCCCCTGTCTTCTCCCACCCCCACTCAGACTACTCCTccttcttctctccctcttcctccgCTGCTCTGGCACAACCATCATCGCTATCTCTGCCTCTCCTGCATCAACAACATCAAGCCACTGTTGTTGCTGCGCCCaacgacgtcgccgccgccgccatgtacCACCACCTC GGAGACATGGGGCAGCCATCCCTGATATCAGAGTATGACCTTGGAGCAGAAGGCGACCTGTTCAAGGCTCCGGAGCCCATAATCGAGGAACCGCTGCTCGCCCTCGACCCGGTCGCAGaggccatctcgatgatgtccggCAGCGGCAACACCATCAAGGCGTCGGACATGAGCCTGAGTGAGGCGCTGTACGAGTGCGAGAAGGAgctcatggaggagtcggccatcgAGGAGACCATATCCGAGCTGCTGGACGCCAAGATCCCCATGCTGCAGGTCGAGGACATGCCCGGAGAGCTCATGTCGACAACGACTGCTGCCGCCGGCGAGTGCTTGGTCCAGAAGAGCGTCAGCTCCGGGTGCCTCAACTCGGCGGACTGGATCAACGGTTTGGCGATGCAGCCCAACTTCTTCAACTTCCAAGGGCTCGACTTGGAGGCCGCGTTCGGGCTCCGGCGAGCCTACAGCGAGGGTGACGTTCAG ATCCTTGGTGCCAACACCCCTCCAGCTGGGATCGCGGCAAATGTGCACGCAGCTGGTGAGAGGCTTCTGACCATCAGTGACCTGAAACGTGAGGAAAGGAAACAGAAGCTCAACAGGTACAGGGAGAAGAAGATCCAGAGGAACTTCGGCAGAAAGATCAAG TATGCTTGCAGGAAGGTTCTAGCAGACAGCCAACCGAGGGTGCGAGGGAGGTTCGTCAAGATGGATGTCGGCGACATGCTCAAGCCAAGGAAGTAG